A region of Cucumis melo cultivar AY chromosome 2, USDA_Cmelo_AY_1.0, whole genome shotgun sequence DNA encodes the following proteins:
- the LOC127148155 gene encoding protein TRACHEARY ELEMENT DIFFERENTIATION-RELATED 7A-like: MSHCRVLLHVDPQFDVGGPEMVIRPPPHHLDSDIGGPQMIIPPPPPHKFPQSDVGGPQMVIPPPPPHHHLDSDIGGPQMVIPPPPPHKHPQSDVGGPQMVIPPPPPHKLPQSDVGGPQMVIPPPPPHHHLDSDVGGPQMVIPPPPPHKFPQSDVGGPQMVIPPPPPHHHLDSDVGGPQMVVPPPPPHHIRL, from the exons ATGTCACATTGTCGTG TGCTGCTTCATGTTGACCCACAATTTGATGTTGGCGGACCTGAAATGGTCATTCGACCCCCTCCTCATCATCTTGATTCAGACATTGGTGGCCCACAAATGATCATTCCACCACCTCCACCCCACAAATTTCCACAATCTGACGTCGGCGGGCCTCAAATGGTCATTCCACCCCCTCCTCCACACCATCATCTTGATTCGGACATTGGTGGCCCTCAGATGGTCATCCCACCACCCCCACCGCACAAACATCCACAATCTGATGTCGGCGGCCCTCAAATGGTTATCCCACCTCCTCCACCGCACAAACTTCCACAATCCGATGTTGGCGGGCCTCAAATGGTCATACCACCACCTCCACCGCATCATCATCTTGATTCTGATGTTGGTGGCCCTCAAATGGTTATCCCACCACCTCCACCACATAAATTTCCACAATCCGATGTTGGCGGGCCTCAAATGGTCATTCCACCCCCTCCACCACACCATCATCTTGATTCTGATGTTGGCGGCCCTCAAATGGTTGTTCCCCCTCCTCCACCACATCACATTCGCCTTTAG
- the LOC127148156 gene encoding protein TRACHEARY ELEMENT DIFFERENTIATION-RELATED 7A-like → MVIRPPPHHLDSNIGGPQMVIPPPPPYKFPQSDVGGPQMVIPPPPPHHHLDLDIGGPQMVIPPSPPHKHPQPDVGGPQMVIPPPPPDKLPQSNVGGPQMVIPPPPPHHHLDSDVGGPQMVVPPPPPHHIRL, encoded by the coding sequence ATGGTCATTCGACCCCCTCCTCATCATCTTGATTCAAACATTGGTGGCCCACAAATGGTCATTCCACCACCTCCACCCTACAAATTTCCACAATCGGACGTCGGCGGGCCTCAAATGGTCATTCCACCCCCTCCACCACACCATCATCTTGATTTGGACATTGGTGGCCCTCAAATGGTCATCCCACCATCTCCACCGCACAAACATCCACAACCTGATGTCGGCGGCCCTCAAATGGTTATCCCACCTCCTCCACCGGACAAACTTCCACAATCCAATGTTGGCGGGCCTCAAATGGTCATTCCACCCCCTCCACCACACCATCATCTTGATTCTGATGTTGGCGGCCCTCAAATGGTTGTTCCCCCTCCTCCACCACATCACATTCGCCTTTAG